TCTCTATCGGAAATACAAATTGGAAAATGGTCTGACCTCAGATATTGCTTGTTTTTTAACTATGTTTATATGCATTAATTTATCAGGTTTAAACACAGCTGTTGTACCTATCTACCTGTCAGAAATCTCACCAATTCAACTCAGAGGGAGTCTTGGAACTCTGAATCAGTTTGGAATTTGTTTTGGAATTCTCCTTGGGTATATCTTTGGCTTGAAAGAGGTACAtaacattttgtttattatactAGATTATAGTGTACAACTTCCCCCCTTTTTTAACTtgtgaatgcttgcaaagaGTTACAAGTTATTGGAGGGACTGCTGTGTCACTTGATCGTCGGATCGATCGTCTGTAAACTTTTAGTGGTCTTTTCTTAGACCTTTAGGTCAATCCTTAGATCATATATATACTTCTGGTGTTTAACTTCTGGTTAAAGCCTAGTACTATAAAAGGGCTATGTCATCAATTTGTGACTGTACGTTCATTCTTTACTACGGCCGTAAAGTACATATAAACTAGTTTCTTCAGAAAAAGCTTCCATGAGTGTTGATCGTGCGCATGCACCTTCGTCACTGACGTCAATTGGTCTTCTACGGTTCAGTCCAATTCAAGCTGttagtttgcaaacaaaacaagtaaaatgctagcaaagcttttgaTTCACTTTGTTTAGTACTTGCCAAATCACATCTCTGGGTTTTcgtgttgtttgtttacttCTGCTCAAAGATCGATGAACCGAAACTGCGACTTTTAAGTCCAAGAAACATGAGGGAAAAGCCTCTGTTTGCAGGGTAATGAAAAAAGCCTCTTCTGTTAGAAGGACAGCAAAAGAGGAAAGATTTCCACAAATTAATTTTTCACAATTCTTCCCAATCAGCTaaactaaatatcaaacaaaaatcGTACAAAAACATGGCCCTCGCTTATTTGTCGAATAACGATTTTGCGCCTTTCTAGAATGTTAACATGCATAAAACACATTGTATGACAGTAGCGTGATCAATTATTGCAGGCATTTTATTTGGGTTCAATTCCCACTGATAGCacaaaatttttattataataatgacaacaacaacagcaacaataacaacagcaacaataataataataataataataattatactgttcttggtgtttcaTGACAtcaaaaaaaaggtataaaggACATTtctatgtactctcagcatcttggatgtgttcatgctttgttcagtatcctgtatatctttcatgcacacaagaaaataaataaaaaaaattcatttgtAATCAtgagttggctcacagagcctttgatcaaaatattgaaagttCTCTCCTCTGCAGATCTATAGATTTCTGTTTTTTCTCTATTGTACCAGATATTAGATGGAAAATTGCAATTCTATTTGATCTTACTTATTTTATAGGTCCTTGGGTCTGGCTCTAAATGGCCATGGCTGATTGGTTTCTCTATTGTTCCTGCAATAATTCAAATGATGACACTTCCATTTTGCCCCCGAAGTCCTCGCTACCTCCTGCTCAAACGCAATAAAGAGGCAGATGCAGTGCATGGTAAATTATGTAACTACAGTGAACTTCTAATTAATCTGATTAATAGCTGCACCTCCAGGCTGCTACTGTATATGGCATACTTCCCCTGTCCTCAGTATTTAATCCTTAATTGTTCATGATCTATACAAAATCTTCAAGGTTTTGGATACACCAAAAACAGGGAAAAGGGTGTTTTTAGCCCTCTCCCTTCTCGTTTTCTTCCATACAGTATGTACAGTATGTATTCTTTGTTTataggaaaaagaaaagaaagctCTACCCGGTTCATTGGGCTGTAGATACCCCACAATACCTTTTGATGTACTGACTGACAGAGGAGACCAAATTGTTATTACCCTTTTATCTGTTATAGCTATTTTCTAGCTGTGGTATGGCCTTATGCCCACAATTTGATTTTGAAAGTTTGTATTTTATGCTTGTTTTTTAGCACTTCAGATTTTACGAGGAACGAATGATGTTAGTGAAGATATTGCTGAAATGAGGGTGGGTGTTCGAGGGAAAGTGTTTTGAACCCCTCACCATTCAATTcatcccccctctctctctctcatcTGCCTGTTTCTATCCAATAGTATCTTTccactttttatttattctaagGTAAAGAGGATGGAAGTCTACTTTACCCACCCcctgttattttaaaaagtagAAAATATTTTGCCTAGTTTTCTTTAGAGTTGAAATTTGCCAATTAGAACATCATTGAAGACAGCTCAGCCATGGATTGACAGGAATTATAATGGTCTAGCTCCCATTACAGTGCAGTGGTTTATACAAACAAACTAGTCATCCTACCTAGTCATCCCCTCTGGGTTTTTTTAATTAAGCCAAACCTCCCAAGCAATGCCTTACACCAACTTTTTATATGccaaaaacataaaaagaaaattgatATAGGTTTCAATTGAAAGTAACTCTGCATATGTTTAGCCTTTTTAACACTTCTCCTATATCCCCTCATTTATTACTAGATCGAGCAGGAGCAGTCATTAAGGGAACCCCACGTCAGTGTAACCTCACTGTTTCGACTCAAGCACCTACGCATGCCACTGTTGATTGGCGTGGTCATGCAGATGTCACAGCAGCTCAGTGGAATCAACTCTGTAAGTTAAATACTATGGCTCTGGCTTCGAATAAACTTTTATTTACAACAGCAAAAACATATGTTATGTGGTACTCTTGGCCtaaatctattagaatcacTGTGAAATCCAatccattttatttcatttcattacAGAGAGGAATTTAAGGGTTACACTCCCCTGTGAGAGAAGAGAAATGAAATGCTAAAAAAGGGTCAACTCTTTCCTTTCTCATGTTTTCCCTTTCAATCTGCCCCAGAGGCTCCATGGTCGAGAATCCAGCACTTTTTAGAGGCCTAAATAGTCTACTATTTTAAACTGCAAAACAAAACTTTTATTTATGCTGTCTTGCATAACCAAACTGCAGGTTTGTAGATTATACAGTAATTTTGTCAATTCTAGAAATTCTTAAGAAGACAAAATATATGATTgaaatttcttttctttttagtgaAAGAAAAGTATGAGTCACAATTACTTGCTAGATGTCCtttgaattattattttttaattgtagGTGATTTATTATTCCACTACTATATTAGACGAGGCGCACATCCCTGGCAGTCGATACGCCACGCTTGGAGTAGGAATTATCAGCCTGATAATGacaggagtggtggtgagcaCTGTCTTGGTCTTtctttcacattttttttttagaaaatttttAATCCATTCACAACCATTTTCTTTCATGAGTGGCGGTAAGACTTGAAAAGCCTAGGGTCGGGAAAATGTCAAGTGGCACCTAATTGCCTTCGGATTGACCAGGCTGATTGTCCGCCAGAACATTTACGTTAACATGATGATGAAAATCGCCTGACAAATCACGGGTAGATaacattctttttttcatcattCACGATCCACTTTAAAGTGAATAAAGCATTTATAAAATGTAAGGGGCtgttaggggggggggggtccctGTACGTTTCACGAGTTTTAAAAATcggaaatcacgtttcacgataAACTGACGACAAGAATCAATCTTTAAAAGAGCATAGATCACGATTCACGATTTTTTAAGAGATCACGGTTCACGCTGATCAAATATCGCCGTTCACGAATCAAGGCGAAGGTAGCAATCACGGATCATGGTCTTAAATTTGCCCTCTTCACGATTcacgataaacaaaaaaggccgTTCACGGATCTCGAAAATAACCCTTACCGCCCCTTTTATGTGCTTTGTGGCTGAATGCCATTATGATATATGACCAAACTAGCTCATCCCTTACCCATATCCCTATAACATTAACTCTacggttggggttagggttaaaGTTGTCATTTGTACGTGGTTGTTTCCTAATGGTATTCATCCATGAAACATATTCAGCAggtttttaacaggagggggcccaaaaggcattttctcctgtattttagataatgtctcgtACATTTACTGTTGTTTTGGCTACTTTAAGGGGAGGAGGGGcgggccccctaggccacccacctggctacgcccctgatatttcataaaaaaagtCACCAAGCTTGGAAGACATGTTTGTCTGGTGTTGCTGCATACTAATGAAAAGTGGATCTCATTTCTGTACTGTCTAGGTGAGGCTGGTCGAGGTTCTTGGTCGTAGGACACTCATGCTCTGGGGACTGGGCGGCATGTGTATCATGTATGGAGTCATTACCTTGGGGTTCTCTCTCAAGGTAAGATCATGTATGGAGTCATTACCTTGGGGTTCTCTCTCAAGGTAAGATCATGTATGGAGTCATTATCTTGGGGTTCTCTCTCAAGGTAAGATCATGTATGGAGTCATTACCTTGGGGTTCTCTCTCAAGGTAAGATCATGTTTGGAGTCATTACCTTGGGGTTCTCTCCCAAGGTAAGATCATGTATGGAGTCATTACCTTGGGGTTCTCTCTCAAGGTAAGATCATGTATGGAGTCATTACCTTGGGGTTCTCTCTCACGGTAAGATCATGTATGGAGTCATTACCTTGGGGTTCTCTCTCAAGGTAAGATCATGTATGGAGTCATTACCTTGGGGTTCTTTCTCAAGGTAAGATCATGTATGGAGTCATTACCTTGGGGTTCTTTCTCAAGGTAAGATCATGAATGGGGTCATTAACTTTTGGTTCTCGCTTAAGGTAAGCTAAGATACACTTGCTGCATCAAAACTACACATTGttattgaagaaaaaaacagacacCACTGATGAATTGTTTTGCATCTGGTTCAAGCTTTGGTAGTTATTTCTTAtctatttttcaaattttacattattttaaatattgttaaaaacttatagttttttattgttattcaaATACTTGAAGAAACAAGCAACTTGCACCTGTTACAGAGAAATATAAACAACGTGCAGAGGGATGCcccttttttattataaaaacttGATTTGATTTCATACATTACGATTCATTTCAAAAGATTGCCAATATTTGATAGTTGGATGAACATTTCTGATAGTGTTTGTTTGTTCTATAACTATTAGAAGTATGATGGTATGGACTATGTCGCTGTCATTGGTATGATCGTCCTCGTCATCTTCTTTCAGCTTGGACCTGGTGAGTAACGGTGGactttgtgtgtgtgtggtgggggggggggggggtagagtgtgtggtgggggtgggggggtaaagtgtgtggtggggggggggggagggtagagtttCTTCTCTAATACCGGTATGATCGTCCTCGTCATCTTCTTTCAGCTTAGACCTGGTAGGTAATGGTGGActttgtgtgtgtggtggggggggggagggtagagtgtgtggtgggggggagggtagagtgtgtgggggggggggtagagtgtgtggtggggggggggagggtagagtgtgtggtgggggggagggtagagtgtgtggtgggggggagggtagagtgtgtggtgggggggagggtagagtttCTTCTCTAATGCCGGTATGATCGTCCTCGTCATCTTCTTTCAGCTTGGACCTGGTAAGTAATGGTGGActttgtgtgtgtggtgggggggggggggtagagtgtgtggtggggggggagggtagagtttCTTCTCTAATGCCGGTATGATCGTCCTCGTCATCTTCTTTCAGCTTGGACCTGGTAGGTAATGGTGGActttgtgtgtgtggtggggggggggggagggtagagtgtgtggtggggggagggtagagtttCTTCTCTAATACCGGTATGATCGTCCTCGTCATCTTCTTTCAGCTTAGACCTGGTAGGTAATGGTGGActttgtgtgtgtggtggaggggggggagggtagagtgtgtggtgggggggagggtagagtgtgtggtggggggagggtagagtgtgtgggggggggggtagagtgtgtggtgggggggagggtagagtgtgtggtgggggggaagggtagagtgtgtggtgggggggagggtagagtttCTTCTCTAATGCCGGTATGATCGTCCTTGAATCTTCTTTCAGCTTAGACCTGGTAGGTAATGGactttgtgtgtgtgtggtgggggggagggtagagtgtgtggtgggggggagggtagagtgtgtggtgggggggagggtagagtttCTTCTCTAATACCGGTATGATCATCCTGGAATCTTCTTTCAGCTTGGACCAAGTAATTAATAGGTCACTACATGCCTACTAGGTAGCGAATGATTATAtcaaacaagcacagcatTTTGCCAGTTCCAAAGGGTGGAAATctgttagggggaggggtggaggggTGCGACAAATATCTTGTGAGTGGATCATTTAATCAATGAATCAATTAATGACCTTGTCCTTTATCGATCATTCAAACGACAATCTGCTGCACTTTTTAACCCTCGCTGACTGtttccaacagctaaatcTTTTTCGgacttccgtcattcaaaatccgCTCTCATTTGTCCAGCACTTAAAAGGTTTCCAAACACGCCACCTCTCCGCAAAGCTTTTTGGCTTATAGGCGCGCACACTCTTTTAAGCCCTTATGTCGTTATtttcatgtcgttatgttagttgggcttatgtcaaaatgtcgaaccattcacacttgaacatatgaacataagggtgcacgtgtcattatgtcgttatgtcgttatgtcactagtgtgacATATTGCAGAATATTGAAACACGCAGTAGATGGCAttttaaagctgcattgtcaccactTTAATTCCGAACAATTATGTTATGATCAGGTGTCTATTGGCGgttttttgggggggtggggctgctaatttagagcagatggcctgttaagcagcgcggattctaatagattgttttgtcttttgtcggttgaggtttcggtcggccctccggaagtaaactggtgaaaaTGCCGCTTTAAACACAAAATTTCCAGCAAATGCCTTGAGTTCTTTTCTCGTACACAGGCCCTATCCCATGGTTTATCACGGCCGAGATCTTCTCCCAGGGTCCACGCCCCGCCGCGTGTACTGTCGCCGCTGTCGTCAACTGGCTTTCTAACTTTATCATCGGGATTGGCTTCCCTTCCCTCCAGGTACCTGCTTAAAATGGGCATATCAACGTTTTCCTTTTATAGGCCATATTCTGGGACCCTTGATATCCCTAACGTGATGTTGTGAAGTACCAGTAGCCGTCAGCCTAGCCCCTGATGTTTTCACCGGGTtgcctgtgttcagcctagcCCCTGATGTTTtcaccgggtttcctgtgttcagcctagcCCCTGATGTTCTCACCGCCGTTTTCCTGTGTGCGGCAATCCTCCTTTAATGAGTATCTCACTTTCCACGCGCTGCTGGTAGCCCAGtcattttgaaaatttaacTAAATGGAGACTGGAACTGGAAAAAAacacacgcaaaaaaaaaaacttaaccTTGAAGATATTAGAATTTAACCTACCATTGATTTCCGTCTAATAGGGGTTGggtatccaccccccccccccccccccctccgaaAGCCATcagcccccaccccaccctacaCATACATTATGTTCCTAGCCCTCGGCTATTAGCTCACTAGTGTAATATGTGTGTATTTGCAGAGGGCGCTGGACCGCGTGTACATTTATTATGTTCGTAGCCCTCTGATTCTAGCTCACTAGTGTAATATGTGTGTATTTGTAGAGGGCGCTGGACCGCGTGTACATTTATTATGTTCGTAGCCCTCTGATTCTAGGTCACAAGTGTAATATGTGTGTATTTGCAGAGGGCGCTGGACCCGTACACATTTATTGTGTTCCTAGCCCTCGGCTATTAGCTCACAAGTGTAATATGTGTGTATTTGCAGAGTGCGCTGGACCCGTACACATTTATTGTGTTCCTAGCCCTCGGCTATTAGCTCACTAGTGTAATGTGTGTTTATTTGCAGAAAGCACTGGACCCGTACACATTTATTGTGTTTCTTGTTCTGGTACTCGGCTTCTGGCTCTTTACATACTTCCTTGTACCGGAAACCAAGGGGCGATCCATCGACGATATTACCCGACAATTCCGGGGGGACTCGCACATAACGCTTGACTATTCTCGCCTTTCCACGGACGACGAAGGCGATGAGAAGACAGAGGAATAGCCGCCCGCCTAGAGTTAAGTAGAGCGTAGAGAGTAGAGTTAAGTAGAGCGAATAGTAGAGCGAAAAAGAGAGAGTGGAACTTCTATATGCGGACATCTTCTTTATAATTGACATTTTCCAGTCTCGATTTAAGCTTCCTAGGTCACGCTATAGATACTCctttgtaaaaatatatataagataTCCTTTGATACTTCTATAAACTTGCTTTTTGGCCCCGGAGGTTTCCGTTATGGGAGTTCCACTGTAGACAGTTTTATCATAAATGTATGAATATAAAAAGGAGCCTCGGGATGGCGACACTCGATCTGATGTAATCTCCCGCTAAAATAATGCTATGTGAAAAAAAGTAATTTCTATTCCACGATTTCTCAATATGGCGAATTTTCGACACATCGTCATGTCGCGGTTTCTCTGATATTAGCTTTTGCAGTACGATGCTGTGTCGAgtgtggtggtgatactgaataatggtggttgtgatgatgatgaaaatgaatgatgatgaatgatgatgaagatgagtgatgatgatgacgacgacgacgacgatgatgatgatgatgatgatgatggcgaatGTAATGAGATAATAagcatggtgatgatgatgatgatgatgatggcgaatGTAATGAGATAATAagcatggtgatgatgatgatgatgatgatgatgatgataatgatgatgatgatggcgaatGTAATGAGATAATAAGCATGGTGATGATGTCTGAGGTTCTGGTGATAATTAATAGTTGAATAATGataatgctttttttatttcgataAGGAAATCCATCATATTCACTCACAAATATGCCTCTCTGTTTCTACAGAGTTCCAAGCATCAAACATTtaatcaaaaataacaaaatttatATAATATCAGATGTAAAAATTGCCATATATCAAAGTTAATTTCTAGCTTCGAAATAATATTTAAAGGATTCAAACGTTCTGCCATAaatacagggccgtagcaggggatggGGTACTGAGGGAAATTACCAGTTGTGGCGTTACTGTGTGccaccaatattttcttaatgctTCTGTatcaaggcctgctacggctcacGTAGGCAAATGTTTGAGCGAGGCCAGTGCTTTTTGAATTTTGTAAGTACATAGGTGTGCTTGCTACATGGGAATGAGGCTAGTGCGAAATgagagcttgctctcataagcgaccactgGGCGCTTGaacttgaacaataggtgttggtcTCTTACGGGCGAGTTTTTATCAAATTCCCAAAAAAGCACAGATTGTGTCTTAAAATCCATTTCTTAAACTAGTTGCGAAAAAATCTTTTCAGATATAAATGGCCATAATAAAGAGTTGAacttaatttaacatatagaATGTTTATCTAAATATAATACgttgcttctttgtacaaaagaATTATTAACCCGAGCCTTCTTTTATGTTCTAATATTTTTATGAGTTTTTAAGActttgtattgttagtaagaaATGTGCAAGAATGTGCGCATATTATAGTCGCCTGAGATTTTGACAAATGATTTGACTTTGACTGCATTTCCTATAATAACGAATGGCTTGTTGGTTGTTTTTGCCCAATTAAACTTTTCTCATTTAGAAAGACGAGTTACTTTAGAGTGCACAGATtcaatgttgagattctaaaTGAAAACGCACTATAAAATGGGTCTATTGCTACTGCGTTTTGGATAAACTCGAACGTAAAAGCCTAATCAACAAAGTTCTAAGTATTTATTTGGACTTATAGCCATCACCAGATGGCTATATCTTCAACTAGTTTGCGACAAAAATATTATGTCATCCATAAATGGCCCTTATTATAGCTTGGATTAAAAACTAATAaagcgccaaactcatacttaTCATGATATTTAATGTAAAAACGACAAGGAcacaaaacggatctgttccgcaaAATAGCTGTTCCGCAGCCCGcttttttgctggctgggaagatgtTAGACCCCTCGGTTGCTGGGGAAAAAATCGTACCaaatggttctgctggcaaatttgtggcGACGAACTAGTTGGGtgggaatatttttgggggagcTGGAGTGGTTGCTTGGGAAACAAACCGGTTATACGGGTAATTTGCCATGTGTTAAAATGCCTAACCACTGCTGGCTGGGATAAACATGACTAACCAGCACTcgctggaaaaaaaaaggaatattaCCTCCTGGGAAGAAGgaacagataatttttttccccagcaactttttaaatggatattttaggcatcagaacatattcaaatgacgaaatatgccatttcaATGTGTAAATGGATATTatcggcatcagaacatattcaaaaaGCGAAATATGCCATATCAATGTGTAAATGGATATTTtaggcatcagaacatattcaaatgACTAAATATGCCATTTCAATGTGTAAATGGATATTatcggcatcagaacatattcaaatgactaaatatgccatttcaatgtgtaaatggatattttaggcatcagaacatattcaaatgactaaatatgccatttcaatgtgtaaatggatattttaggcatcagaacatattcaaatgACTAAATATGCCAATTCAATGTGTAAATGGATATTatcggcatcagaacatattcaaaagacgaaatatgccatttcaATGTGTAAATGGATATTatcggcatcagaacatattcaaatgACTAAATATGCCATTTCAATGTGTAAATGGATATTatcggcatcagaacatattcaaatgACTAAATATGCCATTTCAATGTGTAAATGGATATTatcggcatcagaacatattcaaatgactaaatatgccatttcaatgtgtaaatggatattttaggcatcagaacatattcaaatgactaaatatgccatttcaatgtgtaaatggatattttaggcatcagaacatattcaaatgACTAAATATGCCAATTCAATGTGTAAATGGATATTatcggcatcagaacatattcaaaagacgaaatatgccatttcaATGTGTAAATGGATATTatcggcatcagaacatattcaaatgACTAAATATGCCATTTCAATGTGTAAATGGATATTatcggcatcagaacatattcaaatgactaaatatgccatttcaatgtgtaaatggatattttaggcatcagaacatattcaaaagacgaaatatgccatttcaatgtgtaaatggatattttaggcatcagaacatattcaaatgACTAAATATGCCATTTCAATGTGTAAATGGATATTatcggcatcagaacatatttaaaagacgaaatatgccatttcaATGTGTAAATGGATATTatcggcatcagaacatattcaaaagacgaaatatgccatttcaATGTGTAAATGGATATTatcggcatcagaacatattcaaaagacgaaatatgccatttcaATGTGTAAATGTATATTatcggcatcagaacatattcaaaagACGGAATTGCCATTTCAATGTGTAAATGGATATTatcggcatcagaacatattcaaatgactaaatatgccatttcaatgtgtaaatggatattttaggcatcagaacatattcaaatgactaaatatgccatttcaatgtgtaaatggatattttaggcatcagaacatattcaaatgACTAAATATGCCATTTCAATGTGTAAATGGATATTatcggcatcagaacatattcaaacgacgaaatatgccatttcaATGTGTAAATGGATAATTATCGGCatcaaaaaatattcaaatgacGAAATATGCCTTTTCAATGTGTAAATGGATaatttcggcatcagaacatattcaaatgacgaaatatgccatttcaATGTGTAAATGGATaatttcggcatcagaacatattcaaatgacgaaatatgccatttcaATGTGTAAATGGATAATTTCGGCATTAGAACATAGTCAAAagacgaaatatgccatttcaATGTGTAAATGGATGAtttcggcatcagaacatattcaaaacACGAAATATGCCTTTTAAATGTGTAAATGGATaatttcggcatcagaacatattcaaaagacgaaatatgccatttcaATGTGTAAATGGATaatttcggcatcagaacatattcaaacgacgaGATATGCCATTTCAATGTGTAAATGGATaatttcggcatcagaacatattcaaacgacgaGATATGTCATTTCAATGTGTAAATGGATATTatcggcatcagaacatattcaaacgacgaaatatgccatttcaatgtgtaaatggatattttaggcttaagaacatattcaaacgacgaaatatgccatttcaatgtgtaaatggatattttaggcatcagaacatattcaaaagacgaaatatgccatttcaATGTGTAAATGTATATTatcggcatcagaacatattcaaaagACGAAATTGCCATTTCAATGTGTAAATGGATATTATCGGCATCAGAACATGTTCAAAagacgaaatatgccatttcaatgtgtaaatggatattttaggcatcagaacatattcaaacgacgaaatatgccatttcaATGTGTAAATGGATATCTtaggcatcagaacatattcaaacgacgaaatatgccattttaatgtgtaaatggatattttaggcatcagaacatattcaaacgacgaaatatgccatttcaatgtgtaaatggatattttaggcatcagaacatattcaaacgacgaaatatgccattttaacgtgtttcggAAAGGGGGGCTCGTTGTATGCACTTGAAACGAATGATCAACCCAAACCTCCATttctgagttttatttttatgagtTTGTCATAAGAGCGAtataaaattttttttttatatatttatttattggctACAAGTTAAATATTATATACGGCACCttaaacatctaaaataagCACTATATTAGCACGGCATAGCGATATTGGAAGTGTGTGTATGGAATTACGATCTATTACTTTGCTAATCCTTTTGTGTAC
The DNA window shown above is from Nematostella vectensis chromosome 15, jaNemVect1.1, whole genome shotgun sequence and carries:
- the LOC5514549 gene encoding solute carrier family 2, facilitated glucose transporter member 3 isoform X2 yields the protein MDEEEESTPLHIQRDRRSPWTGWLIYATAVAVLGSSFQFGYNSACINSPVEDIKKYFKTQHKPLATYDWSIIVGIFPFGGMLGALVGPTLSNIIGRKRCLLYNNFIAAIGSISMIVSYYVVSSPLLIIGRIFIGINAGLNTAVVPIYLSEISPIQLRGSLGTLNQFGICFGILLGYIFGLKEVLGSGSKWPWLIGFSIVPAIIQMMTLPFCPRSPRYLLLKRNKEADAVHALQILRGTNDVSEDIAEMRIEQEQSLREPHVSVTSLFRLKHLRMPLLIGVVMQMSQQLSGINSVIYYSTTILDEAHIPGSRYATLGVGIISLIMTGVVVRLVEVLGRRTLMLWGLGGMCIMYGVITLGFSLKKYDGMDYVAVIGMIVLVIFFQLGPGPIPWFITAEIFSQGPRPAACTVAAVVNWLSNFIIGIGFPSLQKALDPYTFIVFLVLVLGFWLFTYFLVPETKGRSIDDITRQFRGDSHITLDYSRLSTDDEGDEKTEE
- the LOC5514549 gene encoding solute carrier family 2, facilitated glucose transporter member 3 isoform X1; amino-acid sequence: MDEEEESTPLHIQRDRRSPWTGWLIYATAVAVLGSSFQFGYNSACINSPVEDIKKYFKTQHKPLATYDWSIIVGIFPFGGMLGALVGPTLSNIIGRKRCLLYNNFIAAIGSISMIVSYYVVSSPLLIIGRIFIGINAGLNTAVVPIYLSEISPIQLRGSLGTLNQFGICFGILLGYIFGLKEVLGSGSKWPWLIGFSIVPAIIQMMTLPFCPRSPRYLLLKRNKEADAVHALQILRGTNDVSEDIAEMRIEQEQSLREPHVSVTSLFRLKHLRMPLLIGVVMQMSQQLSGINSVIYYSTTILDEAHIPGSRYATLGVGIISLIMTGVVVRLVEVLGRRTLMLWGLGGMCIMYGVITLGFSLKKYDGMDYVAVIGMIVLVIFFQLGPGPIPWFITAEIFSQGPRPAACTVAAVVNWLSNFIIGIGFPSLQKALDPYTFIVFLVLVLGFWLFTYFLVPETKGRSIDDITRQFRGDSHITLDYSRLSTDDEGDEKTEE